The Rhinopithecus roxellana isolate Shanxi Qingling chromosome 13, ASM756505v1, whole genome shotgun sequence genome contains a region encoding:
- the RNF185 gene encoding E3 ubiquitin-protein ligase RNF185, with translation MASKGPSASASPENSTAGGPSGSSNGAGESGGQDSTFECNICLDTAKDAVISLCGHLFCWPCLHQWLETRPNRQVCPVCKAGISRDKVIPLYGRGSTGQQDPREKTPPRPQGQRPEPENRGGFQGFGFGDGGFQMSFGIGAFPFGIFATAFNINDGRPPPAVPGTPQYVDEQFLSRLFLFVALVIMFWLLIA, from the exons ATGGCAAGCAAGGGGCCCTCAGCCTCTGCATCTCCTGAGAACTCCACTGCAGGAGGGCCCAGTGGGAGCAGCAATGGCGCTGGCGAGAGCGGAGGTCAGGACAGCACTTTCGAGTGCAACATCTGCTTGGACACAGCCAAAGATGCCGTCATCAGCCTGTGTGGCCACCTCTTCTG TTGGCCGTGTTTACATCAG TGGTTGGAGACCAGACCTAACAGACAGGTGTGTCCCGTTTGCAAAGCTGGCATCAGCCGAGACAAGGTCATCCCCCTCTATGGAAGGGGCAGCACTGGGCAACAGGACCCCAG AGAGAAGACCCCTCCTCGTCCTCAAGGACAGAGGCCAGAGCCGGAGAATAGAGGG GGATTTCAAGGATTTGGATTTGGAGATGGTGGCTTCCAGATGTCTTTTGGAATTGGGGCATTTCCCTTTGGGATATTTGCCACAGCATTTAATATAAACGATGGGCGGCCTCCTCCAG CTGTCCCTGGCACACCCCAGTATGTGGATGAGCAGTTCCTGTCACGCCTCTTCCTATTTGTGGCCCTGGTGATCATGTTCTGGCTCCTGATCGCCTAA